One window of the Rufibacter radiotolerans genome contains the following:
- a CDS encoding AIR synthase related protein produces the protein MENRYLQRGVSASKEDVHNAIQNIDKGLYPQAFCKIIPDLLVGDPEYCNIMHADGAGTKSALAYLYWRETGDISVWKGIAQDAIIMNTDDLLCVGATDNILLSSTIGRNKNLVPGEVIAAIINGTEEVLQMLRDNGIGIYSTGGETADVGDLVRTIIVDSTVTARMKRSDVISNHTIQPGDVIVGFASYGQATYESEYNGGMGSNGLTSARHDVFANYLAQAYPESFDPAVPADLVYSGTKRLTDIEPETGLTVGKLVLSPTRTYAPLVQAILKDYRTQLHGMVHCSGGAQTKVLHFTKNVHIIKDNLLPVPPLFRLIQEQSNTSWQEMYKVFNMGHRLELYVPEAIAADLVRISNSFNIDAQVIGRVEASSKNELTIRNGYGEFYYEG, from the coding sequence ATGGAAAACCGGTATCTGCAGCGCGGCGTCTCCGCCTCTAAAGAAGATGTGCACAACGCCATTCAGAACATAGACAAAGGCCTCTATCCGCAGGCGTTCTGCAAGATTATCCCAGACCTGTTGGTGGGCGACCCCGAGTACTGCAACATCATGCACGCCGACGGGGCCGGTACCAAATCGGCGCTGGCCTACCTTTACTGGCGCGAAACCGGGGACATCTCGGTCTGGAAAGGCATTGCCCAGGACGCCATCATCATGAACACTGATGACCTGCTCTGCGTAGGCGCCACCGATAACATTCTGCTTTCCTCTACCATTGGCCGCAACAAGAACCTGGTGCCCGGCGAAGTGATTGCCGCCATCATTAACGGCACCGAGGAAGTTTTGCAGATGCTGAGAGACAACGGTATTGGTATCTACAGCACCGGTGGCGAGACCGCCGACGTGGGTGACCTGGTACGCACCATCATTGTGGACAGTACCGTAACGGCCCGCATGAAACGCTCTGACGTTATCTCCAACCACACCATTCAGCCCGGCGATGTGATTGTAGGCTTCGCGTCTTATGGGCAGGCCACCTATGAAAGCGAATATAACGGCGGCATGGGCAGCAACGGCCTCACCAGCGCCCGCCATGACGTCTTCGCCAATTACCTGGCCCAGGCCTACCCCGAAAGCTTTGACCCCGCCGTGCCGGCAGATCTGGTCTACTCCGGCACCAAGCGCCTGACTGATATTGAGCCGGAAACCGGTTTAACCGTGGGGAAACTGGTGCTATCGCCTACAAGAACTTACGCCCCTTTGGTGCAGGCCATCTTAAAAGATTACCGCACCCAACTGCACGGCATGGTGCATTGCAGCGGCGGCGCCCAGACCAAAGTGCTGCACTTCACCAAAAACGTGCACATCATCAAAGACAATCTGCTGCCGGTTCCTCCGCTGTTCAGGTTAATTCAGGAGCAAAGCAACACCAGCTGGCAGGAAATGTATAAGGTCTTCAATATGGGCCACCGCCTGGAACTTTACGTACCGGAAGCCATCGCCGCAGATTTGGTGCGTATTAGTAACTCTTTCAACATTGACGCGCAAGTGATTGGTAGGGTAGAGGCTAGTAGTAAGAATGAGCTTACTATTAGGAATGGGTATGGGGAGTTTTATTATGAAGGATAG